The following proteins are co-located in the Clostridia bacterium genome:
- a CDS encoding RCC1 domain-containing protein, with amino-acid sequence MAGRRHTVGLKSDGTVTAVGHNKYGQCNVSCWCSIQLPGN; translated from the coding sequence GTGGCGGGTCGTCGTCATACCGTTGGTCTTAAATCTGACGGAACGGTGACGGCTGTGGGCCATAATAAATATGGCCAATGTAATGTAAGCTGCTGGTGCAGCATCCAACTGCCCGGCAATTAG